One stretch of Chryseobacterium fluminis DNA includes these proteins:
- the tpx gene encoding thiol peroxidase, producing the protein MFSKLFFSASLFFTVLTFAQNSKSANTVLMGGKPVHTYGTLPAVNKAAPKFTLTDVGMKEQTLESYKGKYLILNIFPSVDTGVCSASVRHFNEDAASLPNTAVLCISKDLPFAQKRFCGAEGIKNVVMLSDFRSDFGKTYGVELTDSAMKGLLSRAVIVIDPSGKIVYEEQVADISQEPNYEAAIKAVK; encoded by the coding sequence ATGTTTTCAAAATTATTTTTCAGCGCCTCATTATTTTTCACGGTGCTCACCTTTGCACAAAATTCCAAATCTGCCAATACCGTTTTAATGGGCGGAAAACCGGTGCATACCTATGGTACATTACCGGCAGTTAATAAAGCGGCTCCTAAATTTACATTAACTGATGTCGGCATGAAGGAGCAGACTCTGGAGTCTTATAAAGGAAAATATCTGATTCTTAATATTTTTCCAAGCGTCGACACGGGCGTCTGTTCGGCCTCTGTCCGTCATTTTAATGAAGATGCTGCCAGCCTTCCCAACACGGCGGTACTTTGTATCTCTAAAGATTTACCATTCGCTCAAAAAAGGTTTTGTGGTGCTGAAGGGATCAAAAATGTAGTAATGCTTTCCGATTTCCGTTCTGATTTTGGAAAAACATACGGTGTGGAGCTTACCGATTCTGCTATGAAAGGACTTTTAAGCAGAGCGGTAATAGTAATCGATCCTTCCGGAAAAATTGTTTATGAAGAACAGGTGGCCGATATTTCGCAGGAACCGAATTATGAAGCGGCTATTAAAGCGGTTAAATAA
- a CDS encoding DUF6591 domain-containing protein has product MKSTILLIFTIAATVSIVACSKDKKNDADLSVRSGTATVEQNTTENFETVQNENSDHLASDDSYENNRETVSSTGSSNYDKMLDDYEEYVTQYIQFYKKAQNGDHSALTEYPSMMQKAVNLQESMEKAQNDNELSSAQVARMMKIQTKMVEAMY; this is encoded by the coding sequence ATGAAATCTACAATTTTATTAATCTTTACCATTGCTGCAACAGTCTCTATAGTAGCTTGTAGTAAAGACAAAAAAAACGATGCCGATTTATCTGTACGATCCGGCACTGCTACGGTTGAACAAAATACTACAGAAAATTTCGAGACCGTACAAAATGAGAATTCAGATCATTTAGCATCAGATGATTCCTATGAAAATAACAGGGAAACTGTCTCTTCAACAGGAAGCAGTAACTACGACAAAATGTTGGATGATTATGAAGAGTATGTAACGCAGTATATACAGTTTTATAAGAAAGCTCAAAATGGAGATCATAGTGCATTAACAGAATATCCCTCTATGATGCAAAAAGCGGTTAACCTGCAAGAAAGCATGGAAAAAGCTCAAAACGACAACGAGTTAAGTTCTGCACAGGTGGCACGAATGATGAAAATTCAAACAAAAATGGTGGAAGCAATGTATTGA
- a CDS encoding NAD(P)-binding domain-containing protein: MRNLGIIGCGWLGSHMAERLSNRYEIFATTTSESKIEEFKAKGYHPTVVDFPDHLSEEMKEWEVASQLDAIIITVPFSGIRGAQVSMEGRQQSMLSFLGDYKGQLFLMSSTGVYPQSEKEFTEDDQPAENVPSESFMTNKFPHTNVLRLAGLMGDQRLLKNYNISGLDQLVNHIHYADIVSVVDKMLDIQSQSKVYNVVAPIHPDKQEIINAQKDVPYSGERTPKGRLISPAKLISELDFKFQYPDPRYFHLVNTSE; encoded by the coding sequence ATGAGAAACCTAGGAATCATCGGTTGTGGCTGGTTAGGCAGCCATATGGCAGAAAGATTATCCAACCGATATGAAATTTTTGCAACGACCACCTCCGAATCTAAAATAGAAGAATTTAAAGCCAAAGGATATCATCCAACAGTGGTTGATTTTCCAGATCATCTTTCTGAAGAAATGAAAGAGTGGGAGGTCGCATCACAATTGGATGCCATTATTATCACAGTTCCGTTTTCCGGAATTCGTGGCGCGCAGGTTTCAATGGAAGGTAGGCAGCAGAGTATGTTGTCATTTCTCGGGGATTATAAAGGGCAGTTATTTCTGATGAGTTCCACGGGAGTATATCCCCAGAGCGAAAAAGAATTTACCGAAGATGATCAGCCCGCAGAAAATGTACCCAGCGAAAGCTTTATGACCAATAAATTCCCGCATACCAACGTTTTAAGGTTAGCAGGATTAATGGGCGATCAGCGGTTGTTGAAGAATTACAATATCTCCGGTTTGGATCAGTTGGTGAATCATATTCATTATGCAGATATTGTTTCAGTGGTGGACAAAATGCTTGACATTCAATCGCAGTCTAAAGTATATAATGTGGTGGCGCCTATTCATCCGGATAAACAAGAGATCATCAATGCGCAGAAGGATGTACCGTATTCAGGAGAACGAACACCAAAAGGACGGTTGATTTCTCCTGCAAAATTAATTTCAGAATTAGATTTTAAATTTCAATATCCTGATCCTAGATATTTTCATCTTGTGAATACGTCTGAATAA
- a CDS encoding WG repeat-containing protein has product MNRQLFLLILLFPMLLFSQKKLAGNYNKKYGIFTTKDEDSIYFVDKFRYGKGIFCNKAYLGSVTYYDNNVTVESPDKCGLIDEAGKILLSRDFEKITIVNDSVVKLRNNDKHWLYNTKYGKDISEKFSVISYFQDNKFTLTHNRKFYGIIDLNGNEILKCEYTQVLPYDKDVIIAEKDLRYGCFTPEGKALLPFDYQNISSSEHFIFAKKEGQFEIFDKAGTAITHMSAKTIKELNENTLAIGENDRVYMYDLISKKRISTPTYLDLAVSYFDKNRNIHFHAYEKDGLYELRSGFVDRDGKIILPLDYRIGNFREGFATVGKNGKYGFIDENKKMVIPLKFERVWNFFDGVAKAIYNGKSVYVDTKGNILFESDINPESMKEYIGFFYEGMAIKTKNGKFGFVDKAGKEIIPLVYDQVHEFSSGSALVRKDNRYYFIDKKGKRIE; this is encoded by the coding sequence ATGAACCGACAGCTTTTCCTTTTAATACTATTGTTTCCGATGCTGCTTTTCTCACAAAAAAAGCTGGCGGGAAATTACAATAAAAAATACGGAATCTTCACGACAAAAGATGAAGACAGCATTTATTTTGTCGACAAATTCAGGTACGGGAAAGGTATATTTTGTAATAAAGCTTACCTTGGCTCTGTAACCTATTATGACAATAATGTAACAGTTGAAAGCCCTGACAAATGCGGTCTCATAGATGAGGCCGGTAAGATTCTGCTGTCCAGAGATTTCGAAAAAATCACGATCGTAAATGATTCTGTTGTCAAACTGAGAAATAATGATAAACACTGGCTGTATAATACTAAATACGGAAAAGATATCTCTGAAAAATTCAGCGTAATTTCTTATTTTCAGGATAATAAATTTACCCTGACCCATAATAGAAAGTTTTACGGGATTATCGATCTGAACGGAAATGAAATATTAAAATGTGAATATACCCAGGTACTCCCTTATGATAAAGATGTCATCATCGCAGAAAAGGATCTCCGTTACGGATGTTTTACCCCAGAGGGAAAAGCATTACTGCCCTTTGATTATCAGAATATAAGCAGCAGTGAACATTTTATTTTCGCAAAGAAAGAGGGTCAGTTTGAAATTTTTGATAAGGCAGGAACTGCGATTACGCATATGAGTGCAAAGACGATAAAGGAACTTAATGAAAACACCCTTGCCATAGGAGAGAACGACAGGGTTTATATGTACGATCTCATCAGCAAAAAAAGAATTTCAACCCCAACTTATCTTGATCTTGCTGTATCTTATTTTGATAAAAACAGGAATATTCACTTCCATGCCTATGAGAAAGACGGGTTGTATGAGCTGAGATCCGGGTTTGTAGATCGTGACGGCAAAATTATTTTACCGCTGGATTATAGGATCGGCAATTTCCGGGAAGGCTTTGCGACTGTAGGAAAGAACGGGAAATATGGTTTTATTGATGAAAATAAGAAGATGGTTATTCCGCTGAAATTCGAAAGGGTATGGAACTTTTTTGACGGCGTTGCCAAAGCCATTTATAACGGAAAGAGCGTTTACGTGGACACAAAGGGTAACATACTGTTTGAATCTGACATTAATCCTGAAAGCATGAAGGAATACATCGGTTTTTTCTACGAAGGAATGGCCATAAAAACAAAAAACGGAAAATTCGGTTTTGTTGACAAGGCTGGAAAGGAAATCATTCCGTTGGTTTATGATCAGGTGCATGAATTCAGCAGTGGTTCTGCGCTGGTCCGTAAAGATAACAGGTATTATTTTATTGATAAAAAGGGAAAACGAATTGAATAG
- a CDS encoding urocanate hydratase — translation MTFQEQIQQGIPSKLPKQKPYETHINHAPKRKEILGDEEKKLALKNALRYFEPEFHAELLPEFKEELEKYGRIYMYRFRPDYEMKARPISEYPGKSEQAKAIMLMIQNNLDYAVAQHPHELITYGGNGAVFSNWAQYLLTMKYLSEMTDEQTLTMYSGHPMGLFPSHKDAPRVVVTNGMMIPNYSKPDDWEKFNALGVTQYGQMTAGSYMYIGPQGIVHGTTITVLNAFRKINKEPKGGLFVTSGLGGMSGAQPKAGNIAGCVTVCAEVNPKITKIRHEQKWVNEIHENLDELVERVRKAQDNKETVSLAYLGNIVEVWEKFDQENVSIDIGSDQTSLHNPWAGGYYPVGQSFEESNTMMAEDPELFKEKVQETLRRHAAAINKYTEKGTYFFDYGNAFLLEASRAGADVMAENPTLGREFKFPSYVQDIMGPMCFDYGFGPFRWVCTSGKPEDLQKTDEIACKILEEIQQNSPEEIQQQMKDNIQWIKGAQENKLVVGSQARILYADAEGRMKIAEAFNQAIKNGDIGPVVLGRDHHDVSGTDSPYRETSNIYDGSRFTADMAIHNVIGDSFRGATWVSIHNGGGVGWGEVINGGFGMLLDGSSEADRRLKSMLFWDVNNGISRRSWARNEGAVFAIKRAMEAEPNLKVTLPNFVDESLF, via the coding sequence ATGACTTTCCAGGAACAAATACAGCAAGGTATTCCAAGCAAGCTGCCAAAGCAGAAACCATACGAAACCCATATCAATCATGCTCCTAAACGTAAAGAGATTTTAGGGGACGAAGAGAAAAAATTAGCCCTAAAGAATGCATTGCGTTATTTTGAGCCTGAATTTCATGCAGAATTATTGCCTGAATTTAAAGAAGAACTCGAAAAATACGGAAGAATTTATATGTACCGTTTTCGTCCAGATTATGAGATGAAGGCAAGACCGATTTCAGAATATCCCGGAAAATCGGAACAGGCAAAAGCCATCATGCTGATGATTCAGAATAACCTGGATTATGCCGTAGCCCAACATCCGCATGAACTGATCACGTATGGAGGAAATGGGGCTGTGTTTTCGAACTGGGCGCAGTACCTTCTGACCATGAAGTACCTGTCGGAAATGACCGATGAACAGACATTGACCATGTATTCGGGACATCCGATGGGGTTATTTCCTTCACACAAAGACGCGCCGAGAGTGGTGGTGACCAACGGGATGATGATTCCGAATTATTCTAAACCGGATGACTGGGAAAAATTCAATGCCTTGGGAGTGACTCAGTACGGGCAGATGACGGCAGGAAGTTATATGTATATCGGTCCCCAGGGAATCGTTCACGGAACAACAATTACGGTATTAAATGCATTCAGAAAGATAAATAAAGAGCCCAAGGGCGGACTTTTCGTAACTTCGGGTCTGGGCGGAATGAGCGGAGCCCAGCCAAAAGCAGGAAATATCGCGGGCTGTGTGACAGTTTGTGCTGAGGTGAATCCAAAGATCACAAAAATCCGTCACGAGCAGAAATGGGTAAATGAAATTCATGAAAATCTTGATGAATTAGTAGAAAGAGTAAGAAAAGCTCAGGACAATAAGGAAACAGTTTCTTTAGCCTATTTGGGAAACATTGTTGAGGTCTGGGAGAAATTTGATCAGGAGAATGTAAGCATTGATATCGGCTCTGATCAGACTTCCCTTCACAATCCTTGGGCGGGAGGATATTATCCTGTCGGACAGAGTTTTGAAGAATCCAATACAATGATGGCGGAAGATCCGGAATTATTTAAAGAAAAAGTTCAGGAAACACTGAGAAGGCATGCCGCTGCCATCAATAAATATACAGAAAAAGGAACGTATTTCTTCGATTACGGAAACGCCTTTTTGTTAGAAGCATCCAGAGCCGGGGCTGATGTTATGGCGGAAAATCCTACATTAGGAAGAGAATTTAAATTTCCTTCGTATGTTCAGGACATCATGGGGCCGATGTGCTTTGATTATGGTTTCGGGCCATTCCGATGGGTTTGTACATCCGGAAAACCTGAAGATTTACAAAAAACGGACGAAATTGCCTGCAAGATCCTGGAAGAGATTCAACAGAATTCTCCTGAAGAGATCCAGCAGCAGATGAAAGATAATATTCAGTGGATTAAAGGGGCGCAGGAAAATAAACTGGTCGTTGGTTCACAAGCAAGAATTTTATATGCCGATGCAGAAGGAAGAATGAAAATCGCTGAAGCCTTCAACCAAGCTATTAAAAATGGAGACATAGGACCTGTCGTTCTGGGCAGGGACCATCATGATGTTTCCGGAACAGATTCCCCTTACAGAGAAACCTCCAATATCTACGACGGATCTAGATTTACGGCGGATATGGCGATTCATAATGTGATTGGTGACAGTTTCCGTGGCGCAACCTGGGTTTCCATTCACAACGGTGGCGGAGTAGGCTGGGGAGAAGTGATCAATGGTGGTTTCGGAATGTTGCTGGACGGAAGCAGTGAAGCCGACAGGAGATTAAAATCAATGCTTTTCTGGGACGTAAACAACGGAATTTCAAGACGAAGCTGGGCCAGAAATGAAGGCGCTGTTTTTGCCATTAAGCGAGCCATGGAAGCAGAACCGAACCTGAAAGTAACGTTGCCGAACTTTGTGGATGAGAGCCTGTTTTAA
- a CDS encoding T9SS type B sorting domain-containing protein: protein MIRFLQILFSLTGILVLSQAPVNIKVKDALGNENFNVSCSNNLDPNGCLALHVDYPVLKQTTSYEVSQATYAPPVSMNQGTALNANYDDLFAVKLDLPFKFCFFNQYFDALVVGSNGMVTFDLTQLGNINYPNVQWQNPNPNLPKNSIFGVYHDMVFSNADSSEIYYSVTGTAPYRKFVINFYNGRVTGCTDRSSSQIVLSETTNSIDVFVDKKLTPCPTRKFENALIGVINSDGTQGYAPPNRNTGVWQASQEGWHFDPQGNVIQPQVTWTDSSGQTVGNGVQTTICPTQNEVYTANVVFNICGNSTLTLTDDFALTFDPTYPAAKNYTQDFCGNTPVNINLNSYQSNLTSQNPAGFNFSFHTNLQDAQNGSNSVPVNYTLTASTTFYVRIQNPANPTCYRVAVLTLNLLTKSLLKNKVEICDINNDGVEQNYSLTLLNPELFPPGTAGISYHITQTDAQNNINAVTTANITANTSLWVRVQEGSCTYVLGPVHFQFRPGPNVNSPVNFTYAVCDINADNNEPFDYALTVGPLITTQPGATFTAFQTYDGAYTGTGTVLTSIREGIYQVFIRVQIPNGCFAVVPVNMNVTFNKITATEKTEYICFNGTDDISVNLTSLSAGMLVSPATVPVTEFYADAASATLGINPINPNQTITTNGNFVTQTYYVRFEISDDCYTIRPIQVNLVHPVINLSNFSVCDFNNDNTESVLLNQFSGAITGSQNATVAFYLTQANAQNGINAVTNITLTGNQQVFVKITSYGCQQIYPVNLNLTSTPVVSTPINITLNNICDNNNDGAEIYNLIQVQPQMYSGADAVFTYYTSYDPSTHVFSDEIANPSQFPVSGNATVYVRVKFNTNDCFSVAQINIQMTFLPPVVLNDATLNTCDVNFDLNETFQLAQAIPQLFIPSQNTLPLSDMTITYYNTAADANAGNPAAQIGPAVTTNISNVTVWARFQSNSTGCYSVAPIQLNTYFPPKAITSTITVCDENLDGSYEVNLLNFTDSMVDIPNPMNTFSFYLTQSDAQNGTNPIANPGNFTVQSFPPQIWVKVQNLPGCDDMAVINFIFGTKITLQNAGPFQINTICDTGNDGIENVNLSQFQQQIYTGANVTFTYYPSLADLNAGSNVITTPASYLFNQNTGGIIYVKVSVPGFCSEMAEIHVSLKPTPVFDIPTLYICPDGFLDYTVQIPNYTITSYVWTDPAGQVISTTNTIAGVKMLGQYQLTVTASNGCSYTDTFEVKYYDVPVIQKLEINGNTATVHATGSRPIVYSIDGMTWQPGNIFYNLPTGVTTFYVQYVEGECIVKQDGVILDIKNAITPNGDGMNDQWIVRDLHVFGTRQTNVKVFDRYQMLIFEQNTNTQIVWDGTIRGRAIPTSSYWYVITLPDGRTFTGWILVKNNN from the coding sequence ATGATAAGATTTTTACAAATTTTGTTCTCATTAACTGGTATTTTAGTTCTATCTCAAGCACCCGTAAATATAAAAGTAAAGGATGCGTTGGGAAACGAAAATTTTAATGTCAGCTGTAGTAACAACCTCGATCCGAATGGCTGCTTAGCCCTTCATGTAGATTATCCTGTACTGAAACAGACCACAAGTTATGAAGTAAGTCAGGCAACGTATGCACCCCCTGTTTCCATGAATCAGGGTACGGCACTGAATGCAAACTATGATGACCTGTTTGCCGTAAAACTTGATTTACCGTTTAAATTCTGTTTTTTTAATCAGTATTTTGATGCACTGGTGGTAGGATCCAACGGCATGGTGACCTTTGATCTTACGCAGCTTGGAAATATTAATTATCCGAACGTACAGTGGCAAAATCCAAATCCGAATCTTCCGAAGAACTCTATTTTCGGCGTGTACCATGATATGGTTTTTTCTAATGCTGATTCATCAGAAATTTACTATTCGGTAACAGGAACGGCACCCTACAGAAAATTTGTCATTAATTTTTATAACGGAAGGGTAACAGGATGTACAGACCGCTCATCATCACAGATTGTTCTGAGCGAAACCACCAACAGTATTGATGTTTTTGTAGATAAAAAATTAACACCCTGCCCTACAAGAAAATTTGAAAATGCTTTAATTGGGGTCATAAATAGTGACGGAACGCAGGGCTATGCTCCGCCCAACCGGAATACAGGCGTCTGGCAGGCTTCACAGGAAGGATGGCACTTCGATCCGCAAGGGAATGTGATTCAGCCACAGGTAACCTGGACCGATTCGTCGGGCCAGACGGTCGGAAACGGAGTACAAACGACCATCTGCCCAACACAGAATGAAGTCTATACGGCCAATGTTGTATTTAATATCTGTGGCAACAGTACTTTGACGCTCACAGATGATTTTGCGCTGACTTTCGATCCCACGTATCCCGCAGCAAAAAATTATACTCAGGATTTTTGCGGAAATACCCCTGTGAATATTAATCTGAACAGCTACCAGTCGAATCTGACTTCTCAGAACCCCGCCGGTTTTAATTTTAGTTTTCATACCAACTTACAGGATGCACAGAACGGAAGTAATTCAGTACCGGTGAATTATACCCTTACCGCAAGTACCACGTTTTATGTAAGAATTCAGAACCCTGCGAATCCGACCTGTTACAGAGTTGCTGTTTTAACGCTGAACCTGCTGACTAAAAGCCTGCTTAAAAATAAAGTAGAAATCTGTGATATCAATAACGATGGAGTAGAGCAGAACTATAGCCTGACTTTGCTGAATCCGGAGCTGTTCCCACCGGGAACAGCCGGAATTTCTTACCATATTACACAGACAGATGCTCAAAATAATATCAATGCTGTAACCACGGCCAATATTACAGCAAACACTTCGCTTTGGGTAAGGGTGCAGGAAGGAAGCTGTACGTATGTGCTGGGGCCTGTTCATTTTCAGTTCAGGCCGGGACCTAACGTCAATTCACCGGTGAATTTCACCTATGCTGTCTGTGATATTAATGCTGACAATAATGAACCGTTTGATTATGCCCTGACAGTTGGTCCTCTGATTACGACCCAGCCCGGCGCTACTTTCACCGCATTTCAGACCTATGACGGAGCCTATACAGGCACTGGCACCGTTTTAACCAGCATTCGGGAAGGTATTTATCAGGTTTTTATCAGAGTTCAGATCCCGAATGGCTGTTTTGCCGTAGTTCCGGTCAATATGAATGTGACTTTCAATAAAATTACAGCTACAGAAAAAACCGAATATATCTGCTTTAACGGGACAGACGATATCAGCGTAAATCTTACGTCCTTATCAGCAGGCATGCTGGTATCTCCCGCAACAGTGCCGGTAACGGAATTTTATGCAGATGCTGCCAGTGCAACATTGGGTATCAATCCGATCAATCCGAATCAGACCATTACCACTAATGGAAATTTTGTAACGCAAACCTATTACGTGAGGTTTGAGATATCGGATGACTGCTATACCATAAGACCCATTCAGGTGAATCTCGTACATCCGGTGATTAATCTGTCGAATTTTTCGGTTTGTGATTTTAATAATGACAATACTGAAAGTGTACTGCTGAACCAGTTTTCAGGAGCAATTACCGGAAGTCAGAATGCAACGGTGGCTTTTTATCTTACGCAGGCCAATGCGCAGAATGGAATCAACGCTGTCACCAACATTACTCTCACAGGAAATCAGCAGGTTTTTGTGAAAATCACTTCTTACGGCTGCCAGCAGATTTATCCTGTGAACCTGAATCTTACCTCAACTCCGGTAGTCAGTACTCCGATCAACATCACCCTGAATAATATCTGCGACAACAACAATGACGGAGCAGAAATATATAACCTGATCCAAGTTCAGCCTCAAATGTACAGCGGTGCGGATGCCGTTTTTACCTATTATACGTCTTATGATCCTTCAACCCATGTTTTTTCAGATGAAATTGCCAATCCAAGTCAGTTTCCGGTTTCAGGAAATGCAACGGTGTATGTCAGGGTGAAATTTAATACAAACGACTGTTTTTCCGTCGCTCAGATTAATATCCAGATGACCTTTTTACCGCCGGTGGTCTTAAATGATGCGACATTAAATACCTGTGATGTAAATTTTGATTTAAATGAAACCTTTCAGCTGGCTCAGGCAATTCCCCAGTTATTTATTCCGTCACAGAATACACTGCCGCTTTCTGATATGACCATAACGTACTACAATACAGCCGCAGATGCCAATGCAGGGAATCCGGCCGCCCAGATCGGACCCGCAGTTACGACTAACATTTCCAATGTGACGGTATGGGCAAGATTTCAGTCGAATTCTACAGGGTGCTATTCGGTGGCGCCTATCCAATTGAATACCTACTTTCCGCCCAAAGCCATTACCTCCACGATCACGGTTTGTGACGAGAATCTTGATGGCAGCTATGAAGTTAATTTGCTGAATTTTACCGATTCGATGGTGGATATTCCCAATCCGATGAATACCTTCAGTTTCTATCTTACCCAATCGGATGCTCAGAATGGGACCAATCCTATTGCCAATCCCGGAAATTTTACAGTTCAGTCCTTTCCGCCACAAATCTGGGTAAAAGTACAGAATCTGCCGGGTTGTGATGATATGGCAGTGATCAATTTCATTTTCGGTACAAAAATCACGCTGCAGAATGCCGGACCTTTTCAGATCAATACCATTTGTGATACAGGAAATGACGGTATTGAAAATGTAAATCTGAGCCAGTTTCAGCAACAGATCTATACGGGTGCCAATGTGACATTTACCTACTATCCTTCGTTAGCTGATCTAAATGCAGGATCGAATGTCATCACCACGCCTGCCAGTTATCTTTTCAATCAGAATACGGGCGGTATTATTTATGTGAAAGTGAGTGTCCCGGGATTTTGTTCTGAAATGGCAGAAATTCATGTTTCATTAAAACCAACACCTGTGTTTGATATTCCGACCCTGTATATCTGTCCGGACGGATTTTTAGATTATACCGTACAGATTCCCAACTATACCATTACCAGTTATGTGTGGACCGATCCTGCCGGGCAGGTCATCTCTACAACCAATACAATTGCTGGAGTAAAGATGTTGGGGCAGTATCAATTGACAGTGACGGCAAGCAACGGATGCTCTTATACAGATACTTTTGAAGTGAAATATTATGATGTTCCTGTTATTCAAAAGCTGGAAATTAACGGCAATACCGCAACGGTACATGCTACGGGGTCAAGGCCTATTGTATACTCTATTGACGGGATGACCTGGCAGCCGGGCAATATTTTTTATAATCTGCCAACGGGAGTCACCACATTTTACGTACAATATGTAGAAGGTGAATGCATCGTGAAACAGGACGGTGTCATTCTGGACATCAAAAATGCAATTACGCCTAATGGAGACGGTATGAATGATCAGTGGATTGTAAGAGATCTGCATGTTTTCGGAACAAGACAGACGAATGTGAAAGTTTTTGACCGGTATCAGATGCTTATCTTTGAACAAAATACCAACACCCAGATTGTCTGGGACGGAACAATAAGAGGAAGAGCTATTCCAACCTCCAGTTATTGGTATGTGATCACACTACCGGATGGCAGAACCTTTACAGGATGGATTCTCGTAAAGAATAATAACTAA
- a CDS encoding 2-hydroxyacid dehydrogenase → MKVFVNKRIPEVGIHMLEDAGLEVYIPENENLSHDEWLSCCKNNDVILSVGGDYKYDKDFFGECPNIKAIALFSVGFDHVDIKEANRRNIPIGNTPDVLSKATSDIAFLLMQSVARRAGYNFEKVKSGNWGSFDPLHALGQELYGKTLGIFGLGRIGFEMAKKAQKAFDMNIIYHNRHRNEEAENELNAKYVSFDELIGGSDVLSIHANFKPDQKELFNAAVFDKMKPNAIFINTARGGFHHQTDLYEALTDGKIWGAGLDVTNPEPIYKEDPILELSNVCVLPHIGSATIEARSGMAKLAAENLIAFAKGEKMPHCANPEVYSG, encoded by the coding sequence ATGAAAGTATTCGTAAATAAAAGAATTCCTGAAGTCGGCATTCATATGCTGGAAGATGCAGGACTGGAAGTATATATTCCCGAAAACGAAAACCTGTCGCATGACGAATGGTTAAGCTGTTGTAAAAATAATGACGTCATCTTAAGTGTGGGTGGTGATTATAAATATGATAAAGACTTTTTTGGTGAATGTCCGAATATAAAGGCAATTGCTTTATTTTCTGTTGGTTTTGACCATGTAGATATCAAAGAAGCGAACCGGAGAAATATCCCGATTGGTAATACGCCTGATGTTTTAAGTAAAGCCACTTCTGACATTGCATTTTTACTGATGCAATCGGTTGCAAGGAGAGCAGGTTATAATTTCGAGAAAGTGAAATCGGGAAACTGGGGTTCGTTTGACCCGTTACATGCTTTAGGACAGGAACTGTATGGAAAAACCCTGGGAATCTTTGGCTTGGGAAGAATCGGTTTTGAGATGGCAAAAAAAGCACAAAAGGCTTTTGATATGAATATTATTTACCATAACCGCCATCGTAATGAAGAAGCCGAAAATGAATTAAATGCGAAGTATGTTTCATTTGATGAATTAATCGGGGGATCTGATGTGTTAAGCATTCACGCGAATTTTAAGCCTGATCAGAAAGAATTGTTCAATGCCGCAGTTTTCGATAAAATGAAACCGAATGCGATCTTTATCAATACAGCAAGGGGAGGTTTTCATCACCAGACAGATCTGTATGAAGCGCTTACAGACGGTAAAATCTGGGGCGCAGGCCTGGATGTAACCAATCCGGAACCTATTTATAAAGAAGATCCGATACTGGAATTATCTAATGTATGTGTTTTGCCCCATATCGGCTCTGCCACGATTGAAGCAAGAAGCGGAATGGCAAAATTAGCAGCAGAAAACCTGATTGCTTTTGCAAAAGGCGAAAAAATGCCTCACTGTGCCAATCCGGAGGTTTACAGCGGTTAA